One Bombus pascuorum chromosome 4, iyBomPasc1.1, whole genome shotgun sequence DNA segment encodes these proteins:
- the LOC132906585 gene encoding protein unc-50 homolog: MKYSTSPPVSRCNSPGPVETGSNLPMPVTYRQDCMGAATKCYKYLRKLLKFEQMDFEFALWQMIFLFISPQKVYRNFQSRKQTKSQFARDDPAFLVLLMCCLCISSIGFTIVLGLGFLQFIKLLFYMIFIDYLAAGLIVATVFWIITNRYLRIDKTQDVEWGYAFDIHLNAFFPPLVILHIVQLFLYNGLINYDTFSSRFVGNTIWLIAISYYIYITFLGYTSMEILHKTHIILSTLPIILVMYIMTTCAGINISHLVMEFYHYRVV, encoded by the exons atgaaatattccacATCACCACCAGTAAGTAGATGTAATTCACCAGGTCCAGTTGAAACAGGTTCAAATTTACCTATGCCAGTAACTTACAG ACAAGACTGTATGGGTGCAGCAACAAAATGTTACAAGTATCtaaggaaattattaaaatttgaacaaaTGGACTTTGAATTTGCATTATGGCAaatgatctttttatttatatcgccACAAaaagtatatagaaattttcaaagtagAAAAC AGACAAAGTCACAATTTGCAAGGGATGATCCTGCATTTTTGGTACTATTAATGTGTTGTCTATGTATATCTTCTATTGGTTTTACCATTGTTTTGGGATTAggatttcttcaatttataaagctactattttatatgatatttattgattatcTTGCAGCTGGCTTAATAGTAGCAACAGTATTTTG GATTATAACAAATCGTTATCTAAGAATTGACAAAACCCAAGATGTAGAATGGGGTTATGCATTTGACATACACTTAAATGCATTTTTTCCACCTTTAGTCATACTCCATATCGTACAGTTGTTTTTGTACAATG GTCTTATAAACTATGATACATTTTCATCACGATTTGTTGGAAACACAATCTGGTTAATAGCTATTAGttactatatttacataacatTCTTGGGTTACACAA GTATGGAAATACTTCACAAaacacatataatattatcaacattaccaataatattagtaatgtATATTATGACAACTTGTGCAGGTATCAATATTAGTCATTTAGTTATGGAATTTTACCATTATCGAGTTGTTTGA
- the LOC132906570 gene encoding uncharacterized protein LOC132906570, producing the protein MFCGNEDEFEPRITPRPASKLDCFAVPCVPEVSLIFDKPLSCKSTEHAHFCSSSEESKGLRSKSSHSSPLNVNGSYAAWKEQNYLGKPLSSKVNDCIAPLKEHSNQNYVLHSYLTEGNITNTLNESKRKNYALKEDIYNSSHCKQKSSRENNDSPCKYNYEGSESNTLHTDKEQNTKIQCNNKRRHIDSLSAISQVIKPRINADNYKVKEDEYSPLLYERQLAAHNANQQKVYNDSVPESNVQNVPTNPGTLQRNELQLPHYLGQQYPYFNMSAYPFPQLHPYPTNNTDNQETVKNLLQIINSQNEQIKSLQIQVDRLLKIQEENLKERKKCSCSFQLQTQSDQFHINSNNVLGTSNYVTVPENTKRSVYRRDSPQDRKKENCSKNENINQNELILTDAQSKKAFMQQKVSIGVMTSFEFTVQNNPFTMDIENYEKKDGQQKQENLKMCNSVGPHDTNESLRRYKNSFTRMPSAQLENIVEDSESYMSSSQQQSSNLNATTSTKDLEKQAYVDIRRETDTHRCESPKLCKNETRKSDETENRIKKHLENCTVKTRNYENIKTPMIQRNHVCVDTVGTEYTAQKNKKFIANTFTNVDQDKEANIQRDNSSVKTNNFVNNSRYHTDYQQEGQPFGLKQNSNCIEDSLILNSDDLKINERPLSPEPSIHVEMQEYSSDDDSENVKRSSKVGWTFYNDVLGQVNQLLQNSCIIDDQQQKQTKVNQNERDETDNRAVLDTVKVATLQQLKKFGISLSENSEAKELNNSNKMAFDLPFYPRLDYQTNMTQATSAVNETNTSMHMKALALKYLTDEQLAELAVQRQGASVNHLMVSNLQGTNMSFATMRYLQRYQLVPGKNNIQTEDINALQNEMSPKADLKVTNPRNSPKQRLPFSQTPRTTCPSKILDISALKQQPKLL; encoded by the exons ATGTTTTGCGGTAATGAAGATGAATTTGAACCGAGAATAACACCAAGACCTGCATCTAAACTTGAT TGTTTTGCAGTACCATGTGTACCTGaagtttctttaatatttgacAAACCTCTAAGTTGTAAGAGTACAGAACATGCACATTTTTGTTCATCATCTGAGGAATCTAAAGGTTTAAGAAGTAAAAGTAGTCATTCTTCTCCATTAAACGTTAATGGATCATATGCAGCTTGGAAAGAACAAAACTATTTAGGGAAACCCCTATCTTCTAAAGTTAATGATTGTATAGCTCCTTTAAAAGAACATTCTAATCAAAATTATGTTTTGCACTCGTATTTAacagaaggtaatattacaaatacttTAAATGAATCCAAACGAAAGAACTATGCTTTAAAggaagatatttataattcttcgcACTGCAAACAAAAATCAAGTAGAGAAAACAATGATTCTccttgtaaatataattatgaaggGTCTGAAAGTAATACATTGCATACTgataaagaacaaaatacaAAGATACAATGCAACAATAAAAGAAGACATATAGATTCTTTGTCTGCTATATCACAAGTTATTAAGCCTCGTATAAATGCTGATAATTACAAAGTTAAAGAAGATGAATATTCTCCATTATTATATGAGAGACAATTAGCAGCCCATAATGCTAACCAACAGAAAGTATATAATGATTCAGTTCCTGAATCAAATGTACAAAATGTACCTACTAATCCAGGTACATTGCAACGAAATGAACTCCAATTACCACATTATTTAGGACAACAATATCCTTATTTTAACATGAGTGCATATCCATTTCCTCAACTCCATCCTTATCCTACTAACAATACAGATAATCAAGAAACAgtaaagaatttattacaaattataaatagtcAAAATGAGCAAATTAAATCTTTACAGATACAAGTTGATAGATTGTTGAAAatacaagaagaaaatttaaaagaaagaaaaaaatgctCTTGTTCCTTTCAATTACAAACACAAAGTGATCAATTCCATATAAACTCTAATAATGTTTTAGGTACTTCTAATTATGTTACTGTGCCTGAAAACACAAAAAGAAGTGTCTATCGGAGAGATTCTCCTcaagatagaaaaaaagagaattgtagcaaaaatgaaaatataaatcaaaatgaatTGATATTAACAGATGCACAATCAAAAAAAGCATTTATGCAACAAAAAGTTTCAATTGGAGTAATGACAAGTTTTGAATTCACTGTACAAAATAATCCTTTTACAAtggatattgaaaattatgaaaaaaaagatgGTCAACAAAAgcaagaaaatttaaagatgtgTAACAGTGTTGGTCCTCATGATACTAATGAATCATTAAGAAGATATAAAAACTCCTTTACTCGAATGCCTAGTGCACAATTAGAAAACATAGTTGAAGACTCAGAGAGTTACATGTCATCTAGTCAACAACAAAGTAGTAACTTAAATGCAACTACTTCTACAAAGGATTTAGAGAAACAAGCTTATGTAGATATTCGAAGAGAAACAGATACTCATAGATGTGAATCTccaaaattatgtaaaaatgaaacaagaaaatcagatgaaactgaaaatagaataaaaaaacatttagaAAACTGTACCgtgaaaacaagaaattatgaaaatataaaaacaccAATGATTCAAAGAAATCATGTATGTGTGGATACTGTAGGTACTGAATATACTGcccaaaaaaataaaaaatttatagcaAATACCTTTACTAATGTAGATCAAGATAAGGAAGCAAATATACAACGAGATAATAGTTctgtaaaaacaaataattttgtaaataattctcGTTATCACACTGATTATCAACAAGAAGGGCAGCCTTTTGGATTGAAGCAGAATTCAAATTGCATTGAAGACAGTCTAATTTTAAACAGTGatgatttgaaaataaatgaaaggcCACTTAGTCCAGAACCTAGTATCCATGTTGAAATGCAGGAGTATTCTAGTGATGATGATAGTGAAAATGTTAAACGAAGTTCAAAAGTGGGCTGGACGTTTTACAATGATGTTCTTGGacaagtaaatcaattattacaGAACTCTTGTATTATAGATGATcaacaacaaaaacaaacaaaagtaAATCAAAATGAACGAGATGAAACTGATAATAGAGCAGTATTAGATACTGTAAAAGTAGCTACATTACAGCAACttaaaaaatttggaattagTTTAAGTGAAAATTCAGAAGCTAAAGAATTGAACAACAGTAACAA aatggCATTCGACTTACCATTTTATCCACGTTTGGATTATCAAACAAACATGACACAAGCTACAAGTGctgtaaatgaaacaaatacaaGTATGCATATGAAGGCATTAGCTTTAAAGTATCTAACTGACGAACAACTTGCTGAATTAGCAGTACAAAGGCAAGGTGCATCAGTTAATCATCTCATGGTTAGCAATTTACAAGGAACAAATATGTCTTTTGCCACAATGCGTTATTTACAAAGATATCAATTAGTTCcaggaaaaaataatattcaaacagaag ATATTAATGCACTACAAAATGAAATGTCTCCAAAGGCAGACTTAAAAGTTACAAATCCAAGAAATAGTCCAAAACAACGTCTTCCATTTAGTCAAACACCGCGAACAACCTGTCCCAGTAAGATTTTAGACATTTCAGCTTTAAAACAGCAACCTAAACTCTTATaa
- the LOC132906571 gene encoding egalitarian protein homolog codes for MDSSEYETVRNMTLLFFLELLVDKGGPRTLHDLSCQFGAKGFTKEMRQIAGGSQSGLKKFLAQYPMLFLINGDYVSVNTFQQVVEEENGCKLGGKRDYAREAVEYFTNKLMQYGVGTEVPIKSLLGHRSQASPEVRHISGQHYKEFRDFLIKYPDAFVVTEDNVMLKQYEGMKAEPFVELEPDIPIDPEITAKLLDFLCECIEQKGPILVDQMFNIVNDKFSYENWTSIFKTPQDLCTFVKMFPDAFHVQSNLVTLIGRPKSSPIEGKAKTRFPNSTRNQNNTADKANINQVIQPNNTQAPLQTVNSESISTNVTSQINSVQNSHSSSIESNSSSPPVSLQQQTLKQRINMLVMKTLADNTEKDRSLQTMQMGDAWKLKILQQTKIIVNPRESLQIIEDIINPRKPPPNGKIVVSFDCEGINLGVKGQLTLVQIGTMSGQAYVFDLFTCPNLVQAGGLQKLLEHKDVIKVIHDCRNDSVNLYKQFKIMLNNVFDTQAAHAVLQFQETGKPVYKVKNVNLNTLCDHYGAPSNPLKEQLKNIYRNNQRYWCRRPLTRDMLIYASSDVLSLVPQIYVSMSRLIKPEVQGLFNELCEEQIQLHIKPAEVKTRKKQRKVETEVADLKKRMEEATTKNIVLSNREIRLLRYLDLTEDEKEKLKGSYKVARKLEKLENMGQEKGESSDDDDDDKIEDLQYHSIESYTSENSHSGGLVSSQNSDTLSLTESMQMVDEILSDGRMDRFEKIEKLEAILSAVTGSTTDQFSSSSADISPTKCVCSCQDKNKSPRPDYNTVTSVACQTYSTGDIVITKIFLTEEEKERIDLLNSPKK; via the exons atggaTAGCTCAGAGTATGAGACTGTACGAAATATgacacttttattttttttggaGCTTCTTGTGGATAAAGGTGGTCCACGAACATTACATGATTTAAGTTGTCAGTTTGGAGCTAAGGGATTTACAAAAGAAATGCGCCAAATAGCTGGTGGATCACAGAGTGGCCTTAAAAAGTTTTTAGCTCAATATCCAAtgctttttcttattaatgGTGATTACGTATCAGTGAATACATTTCAACAAGtcgtagaagaagaaaatgggtGTAAATTAGGAGGGAAACGCGATTATGCTCGAGAGGctgtagaatattttacaaataaattaatgcaaTATGGCGTTGGTACAGAAGTACCAATAAAAAGTCTTTTAGGACATCGGTCTCAGGCTTCTCCTGAAGTTAGACATATTTCTGGTCAACATTATAAGGAATTTAGAGactttcttataaaatatcctGATGCTTTTGTAGTTACGGAAGATAATGTAATGTTAAAGCAATATGAAGGCATGAAGGCAGAACCTTTCGTGGAATTAGAACCTGATATACCTATAGACCCAGAGATTActgcaaaattattagattttttGTGTGAATGTATTGAACAAAAGGGTCCAATCCTTGTAGATCAAATGTTCAACATagttaatgataaattttcttatgaaaattggacttcaatatttaaaacaccGCAGGATTTGTGTACATTTGTCAAAATGTTCCCAGATGCATTTCACGTTCAAAGTAATTTAGTAACATTAATTGGAAGACCAAAATCTTCCCCTATAGAAGGGAAAGCAAAAACAAGATTTCCAAATTCTAcaagaaatcaaaataatacTGCAGACAAAGCAAATATAAATCAAGTTATTCAACCAAACAATACTCAAGCACCCCTGCAAACAGTTAATTCAGAATCTATTAGTACCAATGTTACAAGTCAGATTAATTCTGTGCAAAATTCTCATTCTTCATCTATTGAAAGTAATAGTAGTTCTCCTCCAGTAAGCTTGCAACAACAAACTttgaaacaaagaataaatatGCTTGTAATGAAGACTTTAGCAGATAATACAGAAAAGGATAGAAGTTTACAAACCATGCAAATGGGAGATGCTtggaaattaaagatattgcaacaaactaaaataatagtaaatccCAGGGAGAGCCTTCAAATTAtagaagatataataaatcCTCGTAAGCCTCCTCCTAATGGTAAAATAGTTGTTTCATTTGACTGTGAAGGAATAAATTTAGGAGTTAAAGGACAATTGACACTTGTACAAATTGGAACTATGTCTGGACAAGCATATGTGTTCGATTTATTTACTTGTCCTAATCTTGTACAAGCTGGAGGCCTTCAAAAACTTCTAGAACATAAAGATGTTATTAAA GTGATTCATGATTGTAGAAATGACAGTGTTAATTTGTacaaacaatttaaaattatgttgAATAATGTTTTTGATACACAG GCAGCTCATGCTGTATTGCAATTTCAAGAAACTGGTAAACCTGTATATAAAGTTAAGAATGTTAATTTGAATACACTATGTGATCATTATGGTGCTCCAAGTAATCCATTAAAAgaacaattgaaaaatatctatCGTAATAATCAAAGATACTGGTGTAGGCGTCCATTAACACGAGATATGCTCATTTATGCTAGCAGTGATGTTCTGAGTTTGGTTCCACAAATATATGTCTCCATGTCTAG ACTTATAAAACCAGAAGTACAAGGTCTTTTTAATGAGCTGTGTGAAGAGCAAATTCAATTACACATTAAACCTGCAGAAGTAAAAACGCGAAAGAAGCAACGGAAAGTGGAAACAGAAGTTGCagatttgaaaaaaagaatggaagaagCAACTaccaaaaatattgttttaagcAATCGTGAAATACGCCTTTTGCGTTATCTTGATCTTACTGAAGATGAGAAGGAAAAACTGAAAGGTAGTTATAAAGTTgcaagaaaattagaaaaacttGAAAACATGGGtcaagaaaaaggagaaagtagtgatgatgatgatgacgaTAAGATTGAAGATTTGCAGTATCATAGTATAGAAAGTTATACTTCTGAAAATTCACATTCTG gtGGTCTAGTGTCATCACAGAATTCTGATACTCTAAGCCTCACAGAATCAATGCAAATGGTGGATGAAATCCTTTCTGATGGACGAATGGATAGATttgaaaagattgaaaaattagaaGCTATTCTTTCAGCTGTTACTGGTTCTACAACTGATCAGTTTTCCTCAAGCAGTGCAGATATATCTCCGACAAAGTGTGTATGCTCGTgtcaagataaaaataaaagtccACGACCAGATTATAATACCGTAACTAGTGTGGCTTGCCAAACGTATAGTACAGGTGATATAGTAATTACCAAAATATTTCTcacggaagaagaaaaggaacgtATAGATTTATTGAATTCGCCAAAAAAGTAG